A stretch of DNA from Oreochromis aureus strain Israel breed Guangdong linkage group 10, ZZ_aureus, whole genome shotgun sequence:
GAGATTAGTGGGACTAAAAAATTATGTCGAAATGGCGATGTCTCATGTCTGTCTCAGTGTCGCAGAGGTGTACTAGTAGTACAAACTGTACTGTGATGGGTCCACCTTCCAGATTTGATGTTATGCCAGCAGAACGAAAAGtggcttttaaaaatattgtctgcctaaatataaatataatatataaatatccaTGTAAAAGATGGTCAtggattctgattctgaaaaggAAAGCCAATGCAGAAGTGCCCTACacctgcattttttttactACATGTCAGCAGAAGACCGCTCCTCTGGTTGAAAATCTGGTTTTGAAGTCTCTAGGAAACAACCTTAACATTAAGTTTTTTTATGAGCTTAGTACATACTTGATGAGTTTTGGTCTCACTCCATAGTTTTAAGTCTTATTAAATTCAACATGATGATCAGTCTGTTAATGGTCCCATTATGgtgaaacagaataaaacacagtgtGGTTTAGGGCATTGTTACTTTCTAATTGGCATGTTGCTATCATACAAGCAATGACACGTCTTTCAAAATTTGAGGGCAATAGAAAAAATGCTCAGTGCAACTTTACTGGCCAGTGGGTGCAACTAAGTTGGCATCAtatcagcagcacaaacaatGCACCTTTTGGACTTGGACCCCTCTGATGAACACTGATGGGCTCTTTTTTCCTTCAGATTTCCCGCCTTTGTCAACCAATCACAGATCTAGTTCTGCTAACGGGACCTTGGAACTCGGTGGTGTCACGTTCTTTATCATCCAGGGCCTCACAAACCTCGATGAGAAAAAGATAATCCTTTTTTCCATCCTGTTGCTGATTTACATCATGATCCTGGGAGGAAACAGCATCATCATCTATGTGGTACAGAGAACAGTTTAATCAATATTGTCTTAGTCTAATAAAGATATAAAGGTGAGGATGTGACAATTACCATCTATGTCTTTCCTGCTGCAGGCACTGACGGATCCAAAGCTCAACTCTCCACTGTACTTCTTCCTCTGCAACCTCTCCTTTGTGGACATGGTCTACACCACTACCACCATCCCCAACATGCTATCTGGCTTACTGACAGATATCTTAACCATCTCTGTCCTGGGCTGCTTCCTCCAGATGTACTTCTTCATTCAATTATCTGTTACCGGCCGTGCCATTCTCACAGTCATGGCATACGATCGCTACGTGGCGATCTGCACCCCTCTGCAATACAACAGCATCATGACCCGGCCTGTCCGACTGCTACTTGTTGCAGGAGCCTGGGGATTTGGTGCAGTTTGCACACTTCCTGCTACTGTGATTGCCTTTGAGAGGCCTTACTGTGGCCCAAATGTGGTGAAACATGCCTGGTGCGACCCATCTTCTGTAAGGCGGCTTGTGTGTGGTGACACCTCTTTGGATAACATTGTGTCTCTCTCTTTTGCAATGGTGGCGCTGCTGACCACAGGTATCCTCATACTCTCCTCCTACATCTTGATTGGTGTTTCCATATCCAGGATGGTTGTTGCTCAGAGGCTGAAGGCGTTCAGAACATGTGCTGCCCACCTGACTGTGGTGTCCATCTCTTATGCGGCAGCCTCATTTGTATACATTTCCTACCGAGTGGGAAACTTTTCACCAGAGGTACAAACTTTGCTTTACTTTCTCTATAATGTCTCAGTGCAATACTCTGTAAaggtcttgagccacccctcatttatttctatttttggtAGGAAAACAAGAAATACATGCAGAGAtttactgaaacaaacaaacccaaaatggaaatacagtatctATGGCAAAAACAGCATCTGGACATTTCTAATGAGCTGTCGATATTTGGTATAACCACATTCATTCTCCACCTTTTCCTCTTCAGCAGAACCAGAACTCTCATTGACAGGCTTTCATGTAAACTCCCCTGAGTGGGTTAGGGTACTTGTTGATTCTTAATAGGCTTAGGTGTGAATAAGAGCGTGAGATGAGCAAAAAAGAAGCCAGTggctaaaaaagaaatttgaaagaccttcagaaagtctggagaactattggTCAAGACTACTTTAAaggaaaacataaagaaatgtggtttaagacttttgcacagtactgtacatcAAAAGTTTTTAAAGTGTCAGAAGAAACGACATTAACAGTAACATTAAGAGTTTGGAGACTTTGCTCAAAGTAAGTCTCaggaacttggaaagaaagcaactggacttctttaagtttcttgaagacatttcacctctcatctaaGAAGCTTCCTCAGTTGAGAAGCTTgaagtcatccaggtcatcctaccatgacctggatgactgagaacctacacagacatattACCTTAAAATAAGGTACACTTATATATTCTACTTGAGTTTTCATTCAGGGCTAAGCCCGGAGAGTTAGcagccagtgttgggaaggttacttttaaaatgtattccactacagattacagaatatatatatatatatatatatatatatatatatatatatatatatatatatatatatatatatatatatatatatatatatatatatgtgtgtgtgtgtgtgtgtgtgtgttttatgtattaCAATTAttgaaggttactcgccataccaataccaactagatttttcaATGTTAATATAAAATCCCACATCCCAAAACTATTTCTGTATCAGTCTAAAGATCTTGGAAAGCTTCTTCtcccgagaagcttcttcagttctgactacgatgacctggatgactgagaaccttcacagacatatttctgtatcagtaatatgttttatttttgtctatTAATAATTATGTggaactgcacatgattatttgcagctagcaggttgttaatgctatTCATCAGTCTaaaaacagcatgttaacaCGTGGAGATCCTGAAGGCTGCTCAAAAAATGAtcagattatattttaaatatttgttcaatTCAAATTAGTtcaaattatcttttttttcttaaagaaatcTACTACAtcatgtatatttttttatgtcatgTGTAATTTACTTAGCAAATATTAAtgacagttaaattaagaggggatggTAGTAAAAAACGCcggagctgtgatgtcatcaagtACAGTGCCGTTCCAGTTGTGGAACGATCACACTGCGTTCTCGGGAAGTCTGGACAAGCGAAAAAGCAAGTACGGATTCGTGTACATGAGTATTTAGAAACAGCCTAGCAGTTTGCAGCCTATGAGCTAACTTCAGCTAAAACTCGGTGTCGAGTAGCGTTcattaatagtaataaaaatcacacagcaatagtacattgaAGATACTGAAGTTTCGCCCATCCCATTCTTCTTATGAAGTGGTGTCAAAATTTCCAAGAAATGCATTCCAGCCCGTGCACTGCTAGCTGTTGTGCTGGCTCTGGGTCCATTGCATAACTGACGCCAACAACATTAACAGGACGCTTACATTACAGACTcttattgtgtgttttcttttgggtttcgagcaatcagaatcagagaaactttattaatcccagatgGAAATTGagtaaaaaaattttaaaaaagggccgGCTGCTCATAGCCATACGATAAATGACTACATGCTTATCCAACTGAGTTAAACCTGCACCCAACTGCGTTTAATCACCAAAATTGTAGAAGGCATAGCCTAATATATGAAACTGGAAATGACTGctgtttattctatttatttcagcaaagtaactgtattctgattaCCACCTAtttaaacagtaactgtaatggaatagagttactcatattttgtattttaaatacacacatgtatTCCGTTCCTCCCCAACACTGTAATAGACAGGTGATATGTTAAATCACCTTGTGGATacaataaaacaagataaaCCAAAAGTACATGTACTTGCATCATTACTGTGATAACACGTTGATATGACTTCCACCACACAGCTGGATACGTTCATAATGTTTCTGGTTTAAATCCCAGAAAAAAAGTCATGCCAGTTTTTACCCAGGGCCATGCAGCATGCCTCCTGGGTAAAAACCACTCATGCTAATGGACCAGCAATGTCATCCTCTAGTGTACTAACAGATGAATTAAGCGTTACATCTGACTCTGTTTCAGGTGCGGATCATTGTGTCTGTGCTGTACTCTGCTCTGACTCCATTCCTGAACCCGATGATCTATAGTCTGAGGAACAAAGAGCTGCGAGAGTCTATCAGAAGGACTTTGGGCAGGTTCAGACCTG
This window harbors:
- the or6at1 gene encoding olfactory receptor 10J4 translates to MTGLLNCVVAAAFHEVSPQNCSISITAVGSLVCLLNCVLNSSAADLQRARGGPTSHCLQQRSAVSPRASAALPTAERANIPREVRRKRRGSRAGIGRRSKVRSTQRTSSETHSRKWSAETEEALRDCFRSTVWDNLCSPLEDDLNSITDCITDYMNFCMDNTVPSIKSKTYFPPLSTNHRSSSANGTLELGGVTFFIIQGLTNLDEKKIILFSILLLIYIMILGGNSIIIYVALTDPKLNSPLYFFLCNLSFVDMVYTTTTIPNMLSGLLTDILTISVLGCFLQMYFFIQLSVTGRAILTVMAYDRYVAICTPLQYNSIMTRPVRLLLVAGAWGFGAVCTLPATVIAFERPYCGPNVVKHAWCDPSSVRRLVCGDTSLDNIVSLSFAMVALLTTGILILSSYILIGVSISRMVVAQRLKAFRTCAAHLTVVSISYAAASFVYISYRVGNFSPEVRIIVSVLYSALTPFLNPMIYSLRNKELRESIRRTLGRFRPAAVLPTKEISTLS